In Pseudorasbora parva isolate DD20220531a chromosome 20, ASM2467924v1, whole genome shotgun sequence, a single window of DNA contains:
- the trmu gene encoding mitochondrial tRNA-specific 2-thiouridylase 1 yields the protein MGVIRHVVCAMSGGVDSSVSALLLKRMGYHVTGVFMKNWDSLDERGVCSSERDCEDAYKVCKMLDMPFHQVSYIKEYWHEVFSNLLREYEKGRTPNPDILCNKHIKFKHFYQYAVNTLGADAIATGHYARTSQEDEEVFQQKHVPPPRTLFRDRFEIRKPARLYQGADRMKDQTFFLSQISQDALRHTLFPLAGLTKDFVKKIAAEASFQHVLKKKESMGICFIGERDFEDFILEYLEPKPGNFVSIEDGKIMGQHKGWFTFTLGQRARIGGQEDPWFVVDKDITTGDVFVGPTTNHPALLRDTLQTDRFHWIAEEPPAELVHTQMMECHFRFNNRMPLTPCTVTLNLDGSVWVMMKEPLRAMTPGQFAVLYKGDECLGSGKIIRLGPTKFTLQKGQNCMNCHHKDTNHQHPEPVG from the exons ATGGGTGTAATTAGACATGTTGTGTGTGCTATGTCTGGAGGGGTTGACAGTTCTGTCAGTGCATTGTTACTCAAAAGAATGG GCTATCATGTGACTGGTGTGTTCATGAAGAACTGGGACTCTCTGGATGAGAGAGGTGTCTGTTCATCTGAGAGAGACTGTGAAGATGCGTATAAAGTGTGTAAGATGCTGGATATGCCTTTCCACCAGGTCTCATATATTAAAGAATACTGGCATGAAGTATTTAG TAATCTTCTCAGGGAATATGAAAAGGGCAGAACACCAAATCCAGACATATTGTGTAACAAACACATCAAGTTTAAGCACTTCTATCAGTATGCAGTTAATACTTTAG GTGCTGATGCCATAGCAACGGGACACTATGCCCGGACATCCCAGGAGGATGAGGAGGTTTTTCAACAGAAGCACGTTCCACCTCCCAGAACTCTCTTCAGAGACCGCTTTGAAATTAGAAAGC CTGCACGGCTCTATCAGGGTGCTGATCGCATGAAGGACCAGACGTTCTTCCTCAGTCAGATCTCCCAGGATGCTTTGCGGCACACATTATTCCCCCTAGCTGGGCTAACCAAAGACTTTGTGAAGAAGATAGCTGCTGAGGCCAGCTTTCAGcatgttttaaagaaaaaagag AGCATGGGAATCTGTTTTATTGGAGAACGAGATTTTGAAGACTTTATTCTTGAG TACTTGGAGCCCAAACCAGGAAATTTTGTTTCCATTGAAGATGGGAAGATCATGGGGCAACATAAAG GCTGGTTCACATTTACACTGGGTCAGAGGGCGAGAATAGGAGGGCAAGAAGACCCTTGGTTTGTAGTTGATAAAGATATCACTACCGGTGATGTTTTTGTG GGTCCAACCACTAACCACCCAGCACTGCTAcgagacacattacagactgacCGCTTTCATTGGATCGCAGAAGAGCCGCCCGCTGAACTTGTCCACACTCAGATGATGGAATGTCACTTTCGTTTCAACAACCGGATGCCTTTAA CTCCATGCACCGTAACCTTGAATCTTGATGGATCAGTGTGGGTAATGATGAAAGAGCCATTGAGAGCAATGACACCTGGGCAG TTTGCTGTGCTATATAAGGGAGATGAGTGTTTGGGCAGTGGGAAGATCATTCGTTTGGGACCCACAAAATTCACTCTTCAGAAAGGTCAAAACTGCATGAACTGCCACCATAAAGACACAAACCACCAACATCCAGAGCCCGTTGGATGA
- the srr gene encoding L-threonine ammonia-lyase isoform X1, translating to MWKSRFLKSSIIFLQCVIGFTQTTRAMGEMSADSFSVEMLREACGTVRCSPLDVINTPMIPWCQTTLPLKTSSNIHIKLENMQRTGSFKIRGVANQFARRLKGDHFVTMSAGNYGKSFACACKHYGSKGKVVMPETAPISRSLLIQSLGVEVERAPTTRLMDVVNRCVQEDNMTFLHSYDDPDLIAGHASLGFEILEVVPCPDVVVVCCGGGGLLAGVAAAIKLSGCESTKIYGVEPEGACTMYKSFIVKKPVGMNAKSIASGLAPPFAGTLPYELCQKYVENIVLVSEEEIKSAVSTLYKAGLVVEPSGTAAFAAVTNDKIPDISDKNVVVILSGGNIGKDELSNFPD from the exons ATGTGGAAAAGTAGATTCCTAAAATCCAGCATTATATTTTTGCAGTGCGTTATCGGTTTTACG CAAACAACAAGAGCAATGGGAGAAATGTCAGCAGACAGCTTCTCAGTAGAGATGCTCAGAGAAGCCTGTGGGACTGTCAGATGCAGCCCACTGGATGTGATCAACACGCCAATGATCCCATGGTGCCAAACCACACTGCCGCTTAAAACATCCAGCAATATTCACATCAAACTGGAGAACATGCAGAGGACAG GCTCTTTTAAGATAAGAGGTGTTGCAAACCAGTTTGCCAGGAGACTCAAAGGGGATCATTTTGTGACCATGTCTGCTGGGAATTATGGGAAGTCTTTTGCGTGTGCATGCAAGCATTATGGATCCAAAGGCAAAGTGGTGATGCCAGAAACCGCCCCCATCTCCAGATCTCTGCTGATACAA AGTTTGGGAGTTGAGGTTGAAAGAGCACCAACTACTCGTCTCATGGATGTTGTCAACCGATGTGTTCAAGAGGACAACATGACTTTCCTGCATTCCTATGATGATCCGGACCTTATCGCTGGACATGCCag CTTAGGTTTTGAGATCCTGGAGGTTGTCCCCTGTCCAGATGTGGTGGTGGTTTGCTGTGGTGGAGGAGGGTTACTTGCTGGTGTGGCAGCTGCCATCAAACTCTCTGGCTGTGAAAGCACAAAGATCTATGGAGTGGAACCAGAAGGAG CTTGTACAATGTACAAGAGCTTCATTGTGAAGAAGCCTGTTGGTATGAATGCTAAAAGCATCGCTTCGGGACTAGCGCCACCATTTGCAG GTACCTTGCCGTATGAGCTTTGTCAGAAGTACGTGGAGAACATTGTGCTGGTGAGCGAAGAGGAGATCAAATCTGCCGTTTCCACACTTTACAAGGCTGGCCTCGTCGTTGAACCTTCAGGCACTGCGGCATTCGCTGCCGTCACGAATGACAAAATACCAGATATCAGTGACAAGAATGTGGTGGTCATTCTCAGCGGTGGAAACATAGGCAAAGATGAGCTTAGCAACTTCCCAGACTAA
- the srr gene encoding L-threonine ammonia-lyase isoform X2, with the protein MGEMSADSFSVEMLREACGTVRCSPLDVINTPMIPWCQTTLPLKTSSNIHIKLENMQRTGSFKIRGVANQFARRLKGDHFVTMSAGNYGKSFACACKHYGSKGKVVMPETAPISRSLLIQSLGVEVERAPTTRLMDVVNRCVQEDNMTFLHSYDDPDLIAGHASLGFEILEVVPCPDVVVVCCGGGGLLAGVAAAIKLSGCESTKIYGVEPEGACTMYKSFIVKKPVGMNAKSIASGLAPPFAGTLPYELCQKYVENIVLVSEEEIKSAVSTLYKAGLVVEPSGTAAFAAVTNDKIPDISDKNVVVILSGGNIGKDELSNFPD; encoded by the exons ATGGGAGAAATGTCAGCAGACAGCTTCTCAGTAGAGATGCTCAGAGAAGCCTGTGGGACTGTCAGATGCAGCCCACTGGATGTGATCAACACGCCAATGATCCCATGGTGCCAAACCACACTGCCGCTTAAAACATCCAGCAATATTCACATCAAACTGGAGAACATGCAGAGGACAG GCTCTTTTAAGATAAGAGGTGTTGCAAACCAGTTTGCCAGGAGACTCAAAGGGGATCATTTTGTGACCATGTCTGCTGGGAATTATGGGAAGTCTTTTGCGTGTGCATGCAAGCATTATGGATCCAAAGGCAAAGTGGTGATGCCAGAAACCGCCCCCATCTCCAGATCTCTGCTGATACAA AGTTTGGGAGTTGAGGTTGAAAGAGCACCAACTACTCGTCTCATGGATGTTGTCAACCGATGTGTTCAAGAGGACAACATGACTTTCCTGCATTCCTATGATGATCCGGACCTTATCGCTGGACATGCCag CTTAGGTTTTGAGATCCTGGAGGTTGTCCCCTGTCCAGATGTGGTGGTGGTTTGCTGTGGTGGAGGAGGGTTACTTGCTGGTGTGGCAGCTGCCATCAAACTCTCTGGCTGTGAAAGCACAAAGATCTATGGAGTGGAACCAGAAGGAG CTTGTACAATGTACAAGAGCTTCATTGTGAAGAAGCCTGTTGGTATGAATGCTAAAAGCATCGCTTCGGGACTAGCGCCACCATTTGCAG GTACCTTGCCGTATGAGCTTTGTCAGAAGTACGTGGAGAACATTGTGCTGGTGAGCGAAGAGGAGATCAAATCTGCCGTTTCCACACTTTACAAGGCTGGCCTCGTCGTTGAACCTTCAGGCACTGCGGCATTCGCTGCCGTCACGAATGACAAAATACCAGATATCAGTGACAAGAATGTGGTGGTCATTCTCAGCGGTGGAAACATAGGCAAAGATGAGCTTAGCAACTTCCCAGACTAA
- the tprkb gene encoding EKC/KEOPS complex subunit TPRKB → MQLTRDLELFPEYTVTQLLFKDVKNATELRKMAVNGEIKGALINPSMVVDAFQVLVAANKAVHLHKIGKMKTRSLYSEIIFNLSPTNNISEAFKRFGISDSDTAVHIVLVHNKEETLNIDDIISKVDGQQIAVDQVSDLTDPAKIKKLYKVAPQEEKCGSLLDAVVCRMATKDVA, encoded by the exons ATGCAACTTACACGAGATTTAGAACTGTTTCCTGAATATACAGTGACTCAATTGCTCTTCAAAGATGTGAAAAATGCGACGGAGTTGAGaaaaatggcagtgaatggagaAATAAAAGGAGCACTGATCAATCCATCAATG GTTGTGGATGCATTTCAGGTCCTGGTGGCAGCAAATAAAGCAGTTCACCTACATAAAATTGGGAAAATGAAAACCCGGAGCCTTTATTCGGAAATAATTTTTAATCTCTCGCCCACAAACAAC ATATCTGAAGCGTTTAAAAGGTTCGGGATCTCAGACAGTGACACTGCGGTTCATATTGTGTTAGTACACAATAAAGAAGAGACCCTGAACATCGATGACATCATCTCAAAGGTGGACGGACAACAGATTGCTGTTGATCAAGTGTCTGATTTGACTGATcctgcaaaaattaaaaag CTCTACAAAGTCGCACCGCAGGAGGAAAAGTGTGGCAGCCTTTTGGACGCTGTTGTTTGCAGGATGGCCACTAAAGATGTTGCATAG